The Meriones unguiculatus strain TT.TT164.6M chromosome 9, Bangor_MerUng_6.1, whole genome shotgun sequence genome window below encodes:
- the Amer2 gene encoding APC membrane recruitment protein 2 isoform X1, producing the protein METGRSRGGGAAVSKRGGARAGVCRRQEQAGALAADMDSHCECAAETPAAEPPSGKINKAAFKLFKKRKSGGTMPSIFGVKNKGDGKSAGPAGMVRSRTHDGLAEVLVLEGSKKEEPPGGGDHGGARPSTVPPKAAGPGLGSLASSSVAKSHSFFSLLKKNGRSETGKGDPAEASKAGGKQKRGLKGIFSSMRWHRRDKRGKEEEEKAARAAGPGSLVLPGSLTASLECVKEEPPRAARRPDSSGQDAPRHAAGEPAGGEQARASAERVPARTCLEAASPSGPGDQSARGEDAEGHRRAEKPGAALESGAGEVQETEDASRTGDVPIKTVPLVDSEGGSGRASAVPDPSSVDPPSDPSADRICLMFSDVTSLKSFDSLTGCGDIIADPEEEAGPSCDKHAPGPGKPVLSKKNPNVVAYQGGGEEMASPDEVDDTYLPEFWDMLSQSEDQGQGPQEGAAKAATASDTKLAPETSADARCGEVDKDVSSVKRRRLHRIPMESQQKEEPKQPEKEHQEGGVPNSDEGYWDSSTPGPEEESASSSKKVAIARDSDSGDALYDLYAEPEGSPAPLPATEDPPCLSRLKPVSPGTITCPLRTPGSLLKDSKIPISIKHLSNIPSSHPVVHQQPTRSEMPRTKIPVSKVLVRRVSNRGLAGTTIRAAACHDSAKKL; encoded by the coding sequence ATGGAGACGGGCCGGAGCCGCGGCGGCGGCGCGGCTGTCAGCAAGCGCGGCGGCGCGCGCGCGGGGGTctgcaggaggcaggagcaggccgGGGCCCTCGCCGCAGACATGGACTCGCATTGTGAGTGCGCCGCGGAGACGCCCGCCGCAGAGCCGCCGTCGGGGAAGATCAACAAGGCTGCGTTCAAGTTATTCAAGAAGAGGAAATCGGGgggcaccatgcccagcatttttGGGGTCAAAAACAAAGGGGATGGGAAGAGCGCGGGGCCGGCGGGCATGGTGAGAAGCAGGACCCACGACGGACTAGCCGAGGTGCTGGTGCTGGAGGGCAGCAAAAAGGAGGAGCCGCCCGGCGGGGGCGATCACGGCGGGGCCCGGCCGAGCACCGTGCCCCCCAAAGCCGCCGGGCCTGGCCTGGGCTCCCTGGCCAGCAGCTCGGTGGCCAAGTCGCACAGCTTCTTCTCCCTGCTCAAGAAGAACGGGCGATCCGAGACCGGCAAGGGAGACCCCGCCGAGGCGAGCAAGGCTGGCGGCAAACAAAAGAGGGGACTGAAAGGGATCTTCAGCAGCATGCGCTGGCACCGGAGGGACAAGCgcggaaaggaggaggaggagaaggcggCGCGCGCGGCGGGCCCGGGAAGCCTGGTCCTGCCCGGCTCGCTCACCGCCAGCCTGGAGTGCGTCAAGGAGGAGCCGCCCCGAGCCGCGCGCCGCCCGGACAGCTCGGGCCAGGACGCCCCGCGACACGCAGCAGGTGAGCCCGCAGGGGGAGAGCAGGCGCGCGCGTCCGCCGAGCGCGTCCCGGCGCGGACCTGCCTCGAGGCCGCCAGCCCCTCCGGCCCTGGCGACCAGAGCGCCCGGGGAGAGGACGCCGAGGGGCATCGGCGCGCGGAGAAGCCCGGGGCAGCCCTCGAGTCGGGAGCCGGTGAGGTCCAGGAGACCGAGGATGCGTCCAGGACAGGTGACGTTCCGATAAAGACCGTCCCCCTTGTCGACTCCGAAGGTGGCAGCGGCCGGGCGTCTGCCGTCCCTGACCCTTCCTCTGTTGATCCACCCTCAGACCCGTCGGCAGATCGTATTTGTTTGATGTTTTCTGACGTGACTTCACTGAAAAGCTTTGACTCTCTTACAGGCTGTGGAGATATTATTGCAGACCCAGAAGAAGAGGCAGGCCCCAGCTGTGACAAGCATGCCCCCGGGCCAGGCAAGCCAGTTCTCTCTAAAAAGAACCCCAACGTGGTGGCCTaccaaggaggaggggaggagatggcCAGCCCGGACGAGGTGGATGACACCTATCTCCCGGAATTCTGGGACATGTTGTCCCAGAGTGAGGACCAAGGACAAGGACCCCAAGAGGGCGCGGCGAAGGCCGCCACCGCCTCGGACACCAAGCTGGCCCCTGAGACCTCCGCTGATGCCCGGTGTGGGGAGGTGGACAAGGATGTGTCCTCCGTCAAGCGCAGGAGGCTCCACAGGATACCCATGGAGTCCCAGCAGAAGGAGGAGCCCAAACAGCCAGAGAAGGAGCATCAAGAAGGCGGCGTCCCTAACAGCGACGAGGGCTACTGGGATTCCAGCACTCCTGGCCCAGAAGAAGAGAGCGCCAGCAGCAGCAAGAAGGTGGCCATTGCTAGGGACAGCGACAGCGGCGATGCTCTCTACGATCTTTATGCGGAACCCGAAGGAAGTCCAGCCCCTCTTCCTGCCACGGAGGACCCCCCCTGCTTGTCCCGGCTAAAGCCGGTGTCTCCAGGCACGATCACCTGTCCTCTGAGAACACCAGGCAGCTTGCTGAAGGACTCTAAAATCCCGATTAGCATCAAGCATCTCTCCAACATTCCGTCCAGCCATCCTGTGGTGCACCAGCAACCAACCAGGAGTGAGATGCCCAGAACAAAAATCCCAGTTTCCAAAGTGCTGGTCCGGAGGGTCAGCAACCGGGGCTTGGCTGGAACCACCATCAGGGCAGCAGCATGCCATGACAGTGCCAAAAAGTTGTGA
- the Amer2 gene encoding APC membrane recruitment protein 2 isoform X3 yields the protein METGRSRGGGAAVSKRGGARAGVCRRQEQAGALAADMDSHCECAAETPAAEPPSGKINKAAFKLFKKRKSGGTMPSIFGVKNKGDGKSAGPAGMVRSRTHDGLAEVLVLEGSKKEEPPGGGDHGGARPSTVPPKAAGPGLGSLASSSVAKSHSFFSLLKKNGRSETGKGDPAEASKAGGKQKRGLKGIFSSMRWHRRDKRGKEEEEKAARAAGPGSLVLPGSLTASLECVKEEPPRAARRPDSSGQDAPRHAAGCGDIIADPEEEAGPSCDKHAPGPGKPVLSKKNPNVVAYQGGGEEMASPDEVDDTYLPEFWDMLSQSEDQGQGPQEGAAKAATASDTKLAPETSADARCGEVDKDVSSVKRRRLHRIPMESQQKEEPKQPEKEHQEGGVPNSDEGYWDSSTPGPEEESASSSKKVAIARDSDSGDALYDLYAEPEGSPAPLPATEDPPCLSRLKPVSPGTITCPLRTPGSLLKDSKIPISIKHLSNIPSSHPVVHQQPTRSEMPRTKIPVSKVLVRRVSNRGLAGTTIRAAACHDSAKKL from the exons ATGGAGACGGGCCGGAGCCGCGGCGGCGGCGCGGCTGTCAGCAAGCGCGGCGGCGCGCGCGCGGGGGTctgcaggaggcaggagcaggccgGGGCCCTCGCCGCAGACATGGACTCGCATTGTGAGTGCGCCGCGGAGACGCCCGCCGCAGAGCCGCCGTCGGGGAAGATCAACAAGGCTGCGTTCAAGTTATTCAAGAAGAGGAAATCGGGgggcaccatgcccagcatttttGGGGTCAAAAACAAAGGGGATGGGAAGAGCGCGGGGCCGGCGGGCATGGTGAGAAGCAGGACCCACGACGGACTAGCCGAGGTGCTGGTGCTGGAGGGCAGCAAAAAGGAGGAGCCGCCCGGCGGGGGCGATCACGGCGGGGCCCGGCCGAGCACCGTGCCCCCCAAAGCCGCCGGGCCTGGCCTGGGCTCCCTGGCCAGCAGCTCGGTGGCCAAGTCGCACAGCTTCTTCTCCCTGCTCAAGAAGAACGGGCGATCCGAGACCGGCAAGGGAGACCCCGCCGAGGCGAGCAAGGCTGGCGGCAAACAAAAGAGGGGACTGAAAGGGATCTTCAGCAGCATGCGCTGGCACCGGAGGGACAAGCgcggaaaggaggaggaggagaaggcggCGCGCGCGGCGGGCCCGGGAAGCCTGGTCCTGCCCGGCTCGCTCACCGCCAGCCTGGAGTGCGTCAAGGAGGAGCCGCCCCGAGCCGCGCGCCGCCCGGACAGCTCGGGCCAGGACGCCCCGCGACACGCAGCAG GCTGTGGAGATATTATTGCAGACCCAGAAGAAGAGGCAGGCCCCAGCTGTGACAAGCATGCCCCCGGGCCAGGCAAGCCAGTTCTCTCTAAAAAGAACCCCAACGTGGTGGCCTaccaaggaggaggggaggagatggcCAGCCCGGACGAGGTGGATGACACCTATCTCCCGGAATTCTGGGACATGTTGTCCCAGAGTGAGGACCAAGGACAAGGACCCCAAGAGGGCGCGGCGAAGGCCGCCACCGCCTCGGACACCAAGCTGGCCCCTGAGACCTCCGCTGATGCCCGGTGTGGGGAGGTGGACAAGGATGTGTCCTCCGTCAAGCGCAGGAGGCTCCACAGGATACCCATGGAGTCCCAGCAGAAGGAGGAGCCCAAACAGCCAGAGAAGGAGCATCAAGAAGGCGGCGTCCCTAACAGCGACGAGGGCTACTGGGATTCCAGCACTCCTGGCCCAGAAGAAGAGAGCGCCAGCAGCAGCAAGAAGGTGGCCATTGCTAGGGACAGCGACAGCGGCGATGCTCTCTACGATCTTTATGCGGAACCCGAAGGAAGTCCAGCCCCTCTTCCTGCCACGGAGGACCCCCCCTGCTTGTCCCGGCTAAAGCCGGTGTCTCCAGGCACGATCACCTGTCCTCTGAGAACACCAGGCAGCTTGCTGAAGGACTCTAAAATCCCGATTAGCATCAAGCATCTCTCCAACATTCCGTCCAGCCATCCTGTGGTGCACCAGCAACCAACCAGGAGTGAGATGCCCAGAACAAAAATCCCAGTTTCCAAAGTGCTGGTCCGGAGGGTCAGCAACCGGGGCTTGGCTGGAACCACCATCAGGGCAGCAGCATGCCATGACAGTGCCAAAAAGTTGTGA
- the Amer2 gene encoding APC membrane recruitment protein 2 isoform X2, with protein METGRSRGGGAAVSKRGGARAGVCRRQEQAGALAADMDSHCECAAETPAAEPPSGKINKAAFKLFKKRKSGGTMPSIFGVKNKGDGKSAGPAGMVRSRTHDGLAEVLVLEGSKKEEPPGGGDHGGARPSTVPPKAAGPGLGSLASSSVAKSHSFFSLLKKNGRSETGKGDPAEASKAGGKQKRGLKGIFSSMRWHRRDKRGKEEEEKAARAAGPGSLVLPGSLTASLECVKEEPPRAARRPDSSGQDAPRHAAGEPAGGEQARASAERVPARTCLEAASPSGPGDQSARGEDAEGHRRAEKPGAALESGAGEVQETEDASRTGCGDIIADPEEEAGPSCDKHAPGPGKPVLSKKNPNVVAYQGGGEEMASPDEVDDTYLPEFWDMLSQSEDQGQGPQEGAAKAATASDTKLAPETSADARCGEVDKDVSSVKRRRLHRIPMESQQKEEPKQPEKEHQEGGVPNSDEGYWDSSTPGPEEESASSSKKVAIARDSDSGDALYDLYAEPEGSPAPLPATEDPPCLSRLKPVSPGTITCPLRTPGSLLKDSKIPISIKHLSNIPSSHPVVHQQPTRSEMPRTKIPVSKVLVRRVSNRGLAGTTIRAAACHDSAKKL; from the exons ATGGAGACGGGCCGGAGCCGCGGCGGCGGCGCGGCTGTCAGCAAGCGCGGCGGCGCGCGCGCGGGGGTctgcaggaggcaggagcaggccgGGGCCCTCGCCGCAGACATGGACTCGCATTGTGAGTGCGCCGCGGAGACGCCCGCCGCAGAGCCGCCGTCGGGGAAGATCAACAAGGCTGCGTTCAAGTTATTCAAGAAGAGGAAATCGGGgggcaccatgcccagcatttttGGGGTCAAAAACAAAGGGGATGGGAAGAGCGCGGGGCCGGCGGGCATGGTGAGAAGCAGGACCCACGACGGACTAGCCGAGGTGCTGGTGCTGGAGGGCAGCAAAAAGGAGGAGCCGCCCGGCGGGGGCGATCACGGCGGGGCCCGGCCGAGCACCGTGCCCCCCAAAGCCGCCGGGCCTGGCCTGGGCTCCCTGGCCAGCAGCTCGGTGGCCAAGTCGCACAGCTTCTTCTCCCTGCTCAAGAAGAACGGGCGATCCGAGACCGGCAAGGGAGACCCCGCCGAGGCGAGCAAGGCTGGCGGCAAACAAAAGAGGGGACTGAAAGGGATCTTCAGCAGCATGCGCTGGCACCGGAGGGACAAGCgcggaaaggaggaggaggagaaggcggCGCGCGCGGCGGGCCCGGGAAGCCTGGTCCTGCCCGGCTCGCTCACCGCCAGCCTGGAGTGCGTCAAGGAGGAGCCGCCCCGAGCCGCGCGCCGCCCGGACAGCTCGGGCCAGGACGCCCCGCGACACGCAGCAGGTGAGCCCGCAGGGGGAGAGCAGGCGCGCGCGTCCGCCGAGCGCGTCCCGGCGCGGACCTGCCTCGAGGCCGCCAGCCCCTCCGGCCCTGGCGACCAGAGCGCCCGGGGAGAGGACGCCGAGGGGCATCGGCGCGCGGAGAAGCCCGGGGCAGCCCTCGAGTCGGGAGCCGGTGAGGTCCAGGAGACCGAGGATGCGTCCAGGACAG GCTGTGGAGATATTATTGCAGACCCAGAAGAAGAGGCAGGCCCCAGCTGTGACAAGCATGCCCCCGGGCCAGGCAAGCCAGTTCTCTCTAAAAAGAACCCCAACGTGGTGGCCTaccaaggaggaggggaggagatggcCAGCCCGGACGAGGTGGATGACACCTATCTCCCGGAATTCTGGGACATGTTGTCCCAGAGTGAGGACCAAGGACAAGGACCCCAAGAGGGCGCGGCGAAGGCCGCCACCGCCTCGGACACCAAGCTGGCCCCTGAGACCTCCGCTGATGCCCGGTGTGGGGAGGTGGACAAGGATGTGTCCTCCGTCAAGCGCAGGAGGCTCCACAGGATACCCATGGAGTCCCAGCAGAAGGAGGAGCCCAAACAGCCAGAGAAGGAGCATCAAGAAGGCGGCGTCCCTAACAGCGACGAGGGCTACTGGGATTCCAGCACTCCTGGCCCAGAAGAAGAGAGCGCCAGCAGCAGCAAGAAGGTGGCCATTGCTAGGGACAGCGACAGCGGCGATGCTCTCTACGATCTTTATGCGGAACCCGAAGGAAGTCCAGCCCCTCTTCCTGCCACGGAGGACCCCCCCTGCTTGTCCCGGCTAAAGCCGGTGTCTCCAGGCACGATCACCTGTCCTCTGAGAACACCAGGCAGCTTGCTGAAGGACTCTAAAATCCCGATTAGCATCAAGCATCTCTCCAACATTCCGTCCAGCCATCCTGTGGTGCACCAGCAACCAACCAGGAGTGAGATGCCCAGAACAAAAATCCCAGTTTCCAAAGTGCTGGTCCGGAGGGTCAGCAACCGGGGCTTGGCTGGAACCACCATCAGGGCAGCAGCATGCCATGACAGTGCCAAAAAGTTGTGA